The Streptomyces nitrosporeus genome includes a window with the following:
- a CDS encoding NAD(P)/FAD-dependent oxidoreductase, with translation MLTADTAHHADVVVIGAGIAGLTAAHQLISAGVDTCVLEAAPRVGGRMATDETDGFRLDRTGPLLSSSYPELRTAPGLGSLALREFAPGVLVHSQGRRYRSGDVRSARGALRAARSRSGAPRAPLGGAIEQARLGAWLSRLATTPASRILARPDLPALDALSARGLPPRTVDGFLRPLLAALLSDPVLATSSRCADLVLRSYARGGLCVPEGGASALPELLAAALPAGTVRTGVHVTGADITSVRTKEHGELSCRSLLLATGAGAAAELLPGLRTPDFHPVTVLHHTAPAPPPTGARLLLDADRSGPVSHTAVMSAVDPSRAPLGRTLITSTVLGPPPPDLDRTVRSHLATLYGTPTHDWELLAATHDPEAAPAMAPPHDLRRPVRVLAGLYVCGDHRDTSTVQGALHSGRRAAAAILADLGVRRNPADGTALPAAA, from the coding sequence GTGCTCACCGCAGATACGGCACACCACGCGGACGTGGTGGTCATCGGGGCCGGAATCGCCGGTCTGACAGCCGCTCACCAGCTGATAAGCGCAGGGGTGGACACCTGCGTCCTGGAGGCCGCCCCCCGCGTCGGCGGGCGGATGGCCACCGACGAGACCGACGGTTTCCGGCTCGACCGCACCGGTCCGCTGCTCAGCTCCTCCTACCCGGAGCTGCGCACCGCGCCGGGGCTCGGCTCCCTGGCGCTCCGGGAGTTCGCCCCCGGGGTGCTCGTGCACAGCCAGGGCCGCCGCTACCGTTCCGGCGACGTACGGAGCGCAAGGGGCGCACTGCGGGCGGCACGCTCCCGGTCGGGCGCCCCCCGGGCCCCGCTGGGCGGCGCCATCGAGCAGGCCAGGCTGGGCGCCTGGCTGAGCCGGCTCGCCACCACACCGGCGTCCCGGATCCTGGCCCGGCCCGACCTGCCCGCGCTCGACGCCCTGTCGGCACGCGGCCTCCCGCCCCGCACGGTCGACGGGTTCCTGCGTCCGCTGCTCGCGGCGCTGCTCAGCGATCCCGTGCTCGCCACCTCCAGCCGCTGCGCCGATCTCGTCCTGCGCAGCTACGCGCGCGGCGGACTGTGCGTGCCCGAGGGCGGGGCCTCGGCCCTGCCCGAGCTGCTGGCCGCCGCACTGCCGGCGGGAACGGTACGGACCGGGGTGCACGTCACGGGCGCGGACATCACCTCCGTACGCACCAAGGAGCACGGGGAACTGAGCTGCCGTTCCCTGCTGCTGGCCACGGGGGCGGGCGCCGCCGCCGAGCTGCTCCCGGGGCTGCGCACACCGGACTTCCACCCGGTGACGGTGCTGCACCACACCGCCCCCGCTCCCCCGCCGACGGGTGCCCGGCTGCTGCTGGACGCGGACCGGTCGGGGCCGGTCTCGCACACGGCGGTGATGAGCGCGGTCGACCCGTCCCGCGCGCCCCTGGGCCGGACCCTGATCACCTCGACGGTGCTCGGTCCCCCGCCGCCCGACCTGGACCGCACGGTCCGGTCCCACCTCGCCACGCTGTACGGCACCCCCACGCACGACTGGGAGCTCCTGGCGGCCACCCACGACCCGGAGGCGGCCCCCGCGATGGCACCGCCGCACGACCTGCGCCGGCCGGTCCGGGTGCTCGCCGGGCTGTACGTGTGCGGCGACCACCGGGACACCAGCACCGTGCAGGGCGCCCTGCACTCGGGCCGGCGGGCGGCCGCGGCGATCCTGGCGGACCTGGGCGTACGGCGGAACCCGGCGGACGGGACGGCGCTGCCCGCCGCGGCGTGA
- a CDS encoding DUF4240 domain-containing protein: protein MDETEFWEIIDSTREAAGGDPDEHADVLVERLVQLDPDSVLDFARHFEARYNRAHRWDLWGAAAVLLGEADAEAFESFRCWLIGQGREVFEGAVQDADSLAGLLEDFDPEFDGDGEELGYAADEAYEQLTGVAAPDPGVPPEPAEPLGTPLDPGDEAALAERFPLLRDRFGVF from the coding sequence ATGGACGAGACGGAGTTCTGGGAGATCATCGACAGCACCCGTGAGGCCGCCGGGGGCGACCCCGACGAACACGCCGATGTGCTCGTCGAACGGCTGGTGCAGCTCGATCCCGACTCCGTGCTGGATTTCGCACGGCACTTCGAGGCCCGCTACAACCGCGCCCACCGCTGGGATCTGTGGGGCGCCGCCGCCGTGCTGCTGGGTGAGGCGGACGCCGAGGCGTTCGAGTCCTTCCGGTGCTGGCTGATCGGGCAGGGCCGGGAGGTGTTCGAGGGGGCGGTGCAGGACGCGGACTCCCTCGCCGGCCTCCTGGAGGACTTCGACCCGGAGTTCGACGGTGACGGCGAGGAGCTCGGCTATGCCGCGGACGAGGCGTACGAGCAGCTGACCGGTGTGGCCGCACCCGATCCGGGGGTGCCGCCCGAGCCGGCGGAGCCCCTGGGCACCCCGCTCGACCCGGGCGACGAGGCGGCGCTGGCGGAACGGTTCCCCCTGCTCCGGGACCGCTTCGGCGTGTTCTGA
- a CDS encoding GNAT family N-acetyltransferase, producing the protein MANAPQSLSPYPVRPAVLADGPALGVLDRATWSTLHAVQPEPQPPYAPFFDERHTPADFLVAEADTEDGERHLTGYIHLGRPTPLACNSHVRQIQGLAVAEQARGRGVARSLLRAAFAEARRQGAVRITLRVLGHNTPARALYASEGFAVEGVLPGEFFLHGRYVDDVLMGRSLT; encoded by the coding sequence ATGGCGAACGCTCCGCAGTCCCTCTCCCCGTACCCCGTCCGTCCCGCCGTGCTCGCGGACGGGCCGGCGCTCGGCGTACTCGACCGGGCCACCTGGTCCACGCTGCACGCCGTGCAGCCGGAACCGCAGCCGCCCTACGCGCCGTTCTTCGACGAACGGCACACCCCCGCCGACTTCCTCGTCGCCGAGGCGGACACGGAGGACGGAGAGCGGCACCTCACCGGCTACATCCACCTCGGCCGCCCCACCCCGCTCGCCTGCAACTCCCATGTGCGGCAGATACAGGGCCTCGCCGTGGCCGAACAGGCGCGGGGCCGCGGAGTGGCGCGGTCACTGCTCCGGGCGGCGTTCGCCGAGGCCCGGCGGCAGGGGGCCGTACGGATCACCCTGCGCGTCCTCGGGCACAACACGCCCGCACGGGCGCTCTACGCCTCGGAGGGCTTCGCCGTCGAAGGCGTGCTCCCGGGAGAGTTCTTCCTGCACGGCCGCTACGTCGACGACGTACTGATGGGCCGCTCGCTCACCTAA
- a CDS encoding GntR family transcriptional regulator — protein MTPPVVHSLREQIREHIVDGIVSGRWKPGERIVERRIATELEVSQTPVREALRELETLRLIESAPNKGVRVRNLTAADLEESYPVRAGLEQIAAELAAPALAEDCSALAPHVAALYEADRLADGEAQVRHTVGFHREMVRAAGNAVLLHTWEGLGIEVFTALSIRWLGTVQKSYAEEHEALIEAFLRRDPRIAVLVKEHVLGCAPRA, from the coding sequence ATGACCCCGCCCGTCGTCCACTCGCTGCGCGAACAGATCCGCGAGCACATCGTGGACGGGATCGTCAGCGGGCGCTGGAAGCCGGGTGAGCGGATCGTGGAGCGCCGGATCGCGACCGAGCTGGAGGTCAGCCAGACGCCCGTCCGGGAGGCGTTGCGCGAGCTGGAGACGCTGCGGCTGATCGAGTCGGCCCCCAACAAGGGCGTCCGGGTGCGGAACCTGACCGCGGCCGATCTGGAGGAGAGCTACCCGGTGCGGGCCGGGCTGGAGCAGATCGCGGCGGAACTGGCCGCGCCCGCGCTCGCCGAGGACTGCTCGGCGCTGGCCCCGCACGTGGCGGCCCTGTACGAGGCGGACCGGCTGGCCGACGGCGAGGCGCAGGTGCGGCACACGGTCGGTTTCCACCGGGAGATGGTGCGGGCGGCGGGGAACGCCGTGCTGCTGCACACCTGGGAGGGGCTGGGCATCGAGGTGTTCACGGCCCTGTCGATCCGCTGGCTGGGTACGGTGCAGAAGTCGTACGCCGAGGAGCACGAGGCGCTGATCGAGGCGTTCCTGCGGCGGGACCCGCGGATAGCGGTACTGGTGAAGGAGCACGTCCTCGGGTGCGCTCCGCGCGCCTGA
- a CDS encoding helix-turn-helix transcriptional regulator, with product MRAARLIKMVLLLQSRSVMSAAELAEELEVSERTVTRDAQALSEAGVPVYADRGRTGGYRLVGGYRTRLTGLARDEAEALFLSGLPSALREMGLDDAASAARLKVAAALLPSLRDAPRSAARRFHLDAPGWFHEPVTPGLLPAVAQAVWDDRLLRARYRRAAGAEETERELAPYGLVLKAGVWYLCARAGDADVRVYRIDRFTAVAVSETRFERDLDFDLPGFWAKRAAEFARSILRAEVTVRLSGAGLARLPHVVDPAAVEEALAGAAGPDADGLHTLTLAVESEEVAYDQLLRLGPELEVLAPSALRARFGRAAARLYAMYR from the coding sequence ATGCGCGCTGCCCGGCTCATCAAGATGGTCCTGCTCCTCCAGTCGCGGTCCGTGATGTCCGCCGCCGAGCTGGCGGAGGAGCTGGAGGTGTCGGAGCGCACGGTGACGCGGGACGCGCAGGCGCTGTCGGAGGCGGGTGTCCCGGTGTACGCGGACCGGGGCCGGACCGGCGGCTACCGGCTGGTCGGCGGCTACCGGACCCGGCTCACCGGGCTGGCCCGGGACGAGGCCGAGGCGCTGTTCCTGTCCGGGCTGCCGTCCGCGCTGCGGGAGATGGGACTGGACGACGCGGCGTCGGCGGCCCGTCTGAAGGTGGCGGCCGCCCTGCTGCCCTCCCTCCGGGACGCTCCCCGGTCCGCGGCGCGCCGCTTCCATCTGGACGCGCCGGGCTGGTTCCACGAGCCGGTCACCCCCGGGCTGCTGCCCGCGGTCGCGCAGGCCGTGTGGGACGACCGGCTCCTCCGCGCCCGCTACCGCCGGGCGGCGGGCGCGGAGGAGACCGAGCGGGAGCTGGCCCCGTACGGCCTCGTGCTGAAGGCCGGTGTCTGGTACCTGTGCGCCCGCGCCGGGGACGCGGACGTCCGGGTGTACCGGATCGACCGGTTCACGGCGGTCGCGGTGTCGGAGACCCGGTTCGAGCGGGATCTCGACTTCGACCTGCCGGGCTTCTGGGCAAAGCGGGCGGCGGAGTTCGCCCGGTCGATCCTGCGTGCCGAGGTGACCGTACGGCTGTCCGGCGCGGGGCTGGCGCGGTTGCCGCACGTCGTGGACCCGGCCGCCGTCGAGGAGGCGCTGGCGGGGGCGGCCGGGCCGGACGCGGACGGGCTGCACACGCTGACCCTGGCGGTGGAGTCGGAGGAGGTCGCCTACGACCAGCTGCTGCGCCTGGGGCCGGAGTTGGAGGTGCTGGCGCCCTCCGCGCTGCGGGCGCGCTTCGGCCGGGCCGCCGCACGCCTGTACGCCATGTACCGCTGA
- the aceE gene encoding pyruvate dehydrogenase (acetyl-transferring), homodimeric type codes for MTDPVAKPSELDQLPDRDPEETAEWAASLDAVTKAAGPHRAAYLMRRSLQHAEGAGIALPKLLETDYVNTIPTAAEPAFDGDLEMESRITAWNRWNAAAMVTRGARFGVGGHIATFASAAWLYETGFNHFFRGKEGDGSGDQIYVQGHASPGIYARAFLDGRLSEQQLDNFRQESGGDGLPSYPHPRRLPWLWEFPTVSMGLGPLSAIYQARFNRYLANRNIKDTSNSHVWAFLGDGEMDEPESTAALALAAREQLDNLTFVINCNLQRLDGPVRANFRVVQELEGAFRGAGWNVVKTLWGSAWDELFQLDTTGALVRRLREVPDAQFQTYATRDVAYIREHFFGAEPALAELAKLLSDAKIAECFYSSRGGHEARKVYAAYRAALAHKGAPTVILAQTVKGYTLGKGFESKNANHQMKKLSIDEFKGMRELLGLPIPDSAFESGLVPYGHPGADSPEVRYLQERRAALGGPAPARRVHALALPEPEERAFKALYKGSGKQEMATTMAFVRLVKDLMRDKETGRRWVPIVPDEARTFGMESLFPSAGIYSPLGQTYEPVDRDQLMYYKEAKDGQILNEGITEAGAMADFIAAATSYATHGETMIPFYIFYSMFGWQRTGDQMWQLADQLGKGFIVGATAGRTTLTGEGLQHADGHSHLIASTNPASLNYDPAFAYEIAVIVKDGLRRMYGPEAEDVFYYLTVYNEPKPQPAMPEGVEEGIVKGLYRFKEGVPAAADAPRLQLLASGTAIHWVLQAQELLAADWGVTADVWSATSWGELRRDALECDEALLRGEQRVPYVTQALSGAPGPVLAVSDWMRAVPDQISQWVEQDWSSLGTDGFGLSDTREGARRHFGVDAQSVAVAALAQLARRGEIPASKVKEAREKYGL; via the coding sequence ATGACCGACCCCGTAGCAAAGCCGAGCGAGCTCGATCAGCTCCCGGACCGCGACCCCGAGGAGACCGCCGAATGGGCGGCCTCCCTGGATGCCGTCACCAAGGCCGCGGGCCCGCACCGCGCCGCGTACCTGATGCGGCGCTCGCTCCAGCACGCTGAGGGCGCCGGCATCGCGCTGCCCAAGCTGCTGGAGACCGATTACGTCAACACCATCCCCACCGCCGCGGAGCCCGCCTTCGACGGTGACCTGGAGATGGAGTCCCGTATCACCGCCTGGAACCGCTGGAACGCGGCGGCGATGGTCACCCGGGGCGCCCGCTTCGGCGTCGGCGGCCACATCGCCACCTTCGCCTCGGCGGCCTGGCTGTACGAGACCGGCTTCAACCACTTCTTCCGCGGCAAGGAGGGGGACGGCTCCGGCGACCAGATCTACGTCCAGGGCCACGCCTCGCCAGGTATCTACGCCCGCGCCTTCCTCGACGGGCGGCTCAGCGAGCAGCAGCTCGACAACTTCCGCCAGGAGTCGGGCGGTGACGGCCTGCCGTCCTACCCGCACCCGCGGCGGCTGCCCTGGCTGTGGGAGTTCCCCACGGTGTCGATGGGCCTCGGCCCGCTCTCTGCGATCTACCAGGCGCGCTTCAACCGCTATCTGGCCAACCGCAACATCAAGGACACGTCGAACTCGCACGTCTGGGCCTTCCTGGGCGACGGCGAGATGGACGAGCCCGAGTCGACCGCGGCCCTCGCCCTCGCGGCCCGTGAGCAGCTCGACAACCTGACCTTCGTCATCAACTGCAACCTGCAGCGCCTCGACGGCCCGGTCCGCGCGAACTTCCGTGTGGTCCAGGAGCTGGAGGGCGCCTTCCGCGGGGCCGGCTGGAACGTCGTCAAGACGCTCTGGGGCAGTGCCTGGGACGAGCTGTTCCAGCTCGACACCACGGGTGCGCTGGTCCGCCGCCTGCGGGAGGTCCCGGACGCGCAGTTCCAGACGTACGCGACCCGTGACGTGGCCTACATCCGCGAGCACTTCTTCGGCGCCGAGCCCGCGCTCGCCGAGCTGGCGAAGCTGCTGAGCGACGCGAAGATCGCCGAGTGCTTCTACTCCTCGCGCGGTGGCCACGAGGCCCGCAAGGTGTACGCGGCCTACCGCGCCGCCCTGGCACACAAGGGCGCGCCGACCGTGATCCTGGCGCAGACGGTGAAGGGCTACACGCTCGGCAAGGGCTTCGAGTCCAAGAACGCCAACCACCAGATGAAGAAGCTGTCGATCGACGAGTTCAAGGGCATGCGCGAGCTGCTCGGCCTCCCGATCCCGGACAGTGCCTTCGAGAGCGGGCTGGTGCCTTACGGCCACCCGGGCGCCGACTCCCCCGAGGTCCGCTACCTCCAGGAGCGCCGCGCGGCCCTCGGTGGTCCGGCCCCCGCCCGCCGGGTGCACGCCCTCGCCCTGCCGGAGCCGGAGGAGCGTGCCTTCAAGGCCCTGTACAAGGGTTCCGGCAAGCAGGAGATGGCCACCACCATGGCGTTCGTCCGCCTGGTGAAGGACCTGATGCGGGACAAGGAGACCGGCAGGCGCTGGGTGCCGATCGTCCCGGACGAGGCCCGTACCTTCGGTATGGAGTCCCTGTTCCCGTCGGCCGGCATCTACTCGCCGCTGGGCCAGACGTACGAGCCGGTCGACCGCGACCAGCTGATGTACTACAAGGAGGCCAAGGACGGCCAGATCCTCAACGAGGGGATCACCGAGGCCGGCGCCATGGCCGACTTCATCGCCGCCGCCACGTCGTACGCGACGCACGGCGAGACGATGATCCCGTTCTACATCTTCTACTCGATGTTCGGCTGGCAGCGGACCGGCGACCAGATGTGGCAGCTCGCCGACCAGCTCGGCAAGGGCTTCATCGTCGGTGCCACCGCGGGCCGTACGACGCTGACGGGTGAGGGCCTCCAGCACGCGGACGGCCATTCGCACCTGATCGCGTCGACCAACCCGGCGTCGCTCAACTACGACCCGGCGTTCGCGTACGAGATCGCGGTGATCGTCAAGGACGGTCTGCGGCGGATGTACGGCCCCGAGGCCGAGGACGTCTTCTACTACCTGACGGTCTACAACGAGCCGAAGCCGCAGCCCGCGATGCCGGAGGGCGTCGAGGAGGGCATCGTCAAGGGCCTGTACCGCTTCAAGGAGGGTGTGCCCGCCGCCGCGGACGCGCCGCGTCTCCAGCTGCTGGCCTCGGGCACGGCGATCCACTGGGTCCTCCAGGCCCAGGAGCTGCTGGCCGCCGACTGGGGTGTCACGGCCGACGTGTGGTCCGCCACCTCGTGGGGCGAGCTGCGCCGGGACGCGCTGGAGTGCGACGAGGCCCTGCTCCGCGGCGAGCAGCGGGTTCCGTACGTGACGCAGGCGCTGTCCGGCGCACCGGGCCCGGTCCTCGCGGTGAGCGACTGGATGCGCGCGGTCCCGGACCAGATCAGCCAGTGGGTGGAGCAGGACTGGTCCTCGCTCGGCACGGACGGCTTCGGCCTCTCCGACACCCGCGAGGGCGCCCGCAGGCACTTCGGCGTCGACGCGCAGTCGGTCGCGGTCGCGGCGCTGGCACAGCTGGCGCGCCGGGGCGAGATCCCCGCCTCGAAGGTCAAGGAGGCCCGCGAGAAGTACGGGCTCTGA
- a CDS encoding TIGR01777 family oxidoreductase, whose protein sequence is MPHSRIAVSGSTGLIGAALVRSLRADGHEVVRLVRRPAATGDEVEWDPRRQYVDAAGLVGCDAVVHLAGAGVGDHRWTEAYKREIRDSRVLGTAAIAEAVASLDTPPRVLLAGSAIGFYGDTGDRAVDESAPPGDGFLPSVCVEWEEATAAAEEAGVRTVHARTGLVVARRGGAWGRLFPLFKAGLGGRLGDGRQYWSFIALHDHIAAMRHILDTGSLSGPVNLTAPAPVTNGQVTAAMGRVLRRPTLFTVPAPALRIALGDFAEDVLGSQRVVPARLLDSGFTFAFPGIDSAIRAALR, encoded by the coding sequence ATGCCGCACTCCCGAATCGCCGTCAGCGGATCGACCGGACTCATCGGAGCGGCGCTCGTGCGCTCGCTGCGGGCCGACGGGCACGAGGTGGTGCGCCTGGTGCGCCGCCCCGCCGCCACCGGTGACGAGGTGGAGTGGGATCCCCGGCGCCAGTACGTCGACGCGGCGGGCCTGGTGGGCTGCGACGCGGTCGTCCATCTCGCCGGGGCCGGGGTCGGCGACCACCGGTGGACCGAGGCGTACAAGCGGGAGATCCGGGACAGCCGGGTGCTGGGCACGGCGGCGATCGCCGAGGCCGTCGCCTCGCTCGACACCCCGCCCCGGGTGCTGCTGGCCGGCTCCGCCATCGGTTTCTACGGCGACACCGGGGACCGCGCGGTCGACGAGAGCGCGCCGCCCGGCGACGGGTTCCTGCCGTCGGTGTGCGTGGAGTGGGAGGAGGCCACGGCAGCCGCCGAGGAGGCCGGTGTCCGTACGGTGCACGCGCGGACGGGTCTGGTCGTCGCCCGGCGGGGCGGGGCCTGGGGACGCCTCTTCCCCCTCTTCAAGGCGGGGCTGGGCGGCCGGCTCGGCGACGGCCGGCAGTACTGGAGCTTCATCGCCCTGCACGACCACATCGCGGCGATGCGGCACATCCTGGACACCGGGTCGCTGTCCGGCCCGGTCAACCTGACCGCGCCCGCCCCGGTCACCAACGGCCAGGTGACGGCCGCGATGGGGCGGGTGCTGCGCCGGCCGACGCTCTTCACCGTGCCCGCGCCGGCCCTGCGGATCGCGCTCGGCGACTTCGCCGAGGACGTCCTGGGCAGTCAGCGGGTGGTCCCCGCGCGGCTGCTCGACTCGGGCTTCACCTTCGCCTTCCCGGGGATCGACTCCGCCATCCGGGCCGCCCTGCGCTGA